The genomic DNA GTGCGCCGCAAGCTGTGCACGAAGATTCATTGCACTACATGTGGAGCAAGAGAATTTCGGCTGGGGGTGCTTCGCACTATGTCGGAGAACCAGGGCATACCACCGCAGACTGAGTACGATGGGAAAAATGTCGTTGAGATCGCAAAGGCTCTTGCGGGTATTCGGCCCGGAGAGTCGATCCGTTTTATTAGAAGGCGCAGTCCGGTGTTTGCTCGTCGATCTTTCGAGCCCTATCCCGATCTTGAATGCCGAACTTTACAGCGTTCTCGATGGAACATGGGCGGGAGAATTGCTCGAAAGATGGAAGATCATGAAAATGCTAGGACTAAAGAACGCCGCGCCCGTGATGAGTATGAAGACCCCGTCAACATCCAAAAGCGTCGCGACGAGAAAAAGCGCTTGAAAGCGGAAAGACATCGGGAAAGGCTGGAGCAGAAGAAGGAACGAGATAGACTCTGGCGAAACTGGAGCAGGCAATAAGGAAAGGGCGAAAGGAGACTAAGACTAGTTATGTCCGGCTATTGAGCATTGAAAAGTCGAGAATTGCGAGGGCCTATGGGTCGAACTGGAACCGAACGATGATCCGCTAGGCTTAGTGCCAATGCGGACTACAACGGACGGCAAGAAGCAATGGCTTGACTGGACGACTGTTGCAATAAATTGGACACTTCCGTTTGTCGAGTTAGAGGAAATCACGGCAGATAACTTGGAGGAAACCTTCTGCGGGTCCGGATGTTGGAACTTGCCAAGGGGCCGTTTCTAACTGTTGAGAATAAGCCGGTATACATTACCTTGGAAGACTTGCGGCGGCGAATCGGCTTGCAGGTCGCTGCCGGTATCGCCCTTCGTTCTTTCGAGGCCAATGTACTGGCCTCGTTAAGAAGGCGAGCGAATGAGGAGTTGGACGAAGCGAAAGGCTCGGCTTGATCATTTAGAGTTAATTCCATAGTCACCCAAAGAAAACAATCAAAGTTTTGTTGCTGCTGGCGATGATTATTTATTCGTCGGCAAACGAGAGGTAAATATTTTGGAAGACAAAATTGAAATCCGCAGTCGGGATTATCGGTTCAAGGTCGTCGAGTTCTTGCAGCAAAACTGGGCTCTTGTTGATGAGACGACGGACGGAGTGATCGTGTATTTCTTCGGTGACACTGCTGGCGTATTTGACGAGATGGTTTTTGATTCGGCGGAAGCTGCTGAAACTGGCTTACTAAGGAATGGATTCAAACGATATGTTGATGATCCTGACAGCCAAGAATTCATCGCGATACCTGACGAACCGTTTGTTCGTCGACCCCATCCGAATCGAGCGATATATTCAAGCGGACGTTACTGGAAGTAAGGCAAAAAGATAATGAAGTTAAGAAAGAAGTTAATCGAAGTAGCGTTGCCGCTGGAGTCGTGCAAATCATCCTAAGGTTGAAAATTTTATTCCTGAATTTATTTTCTCTCTAATTCCTTCAAGGTACGCATCGTATTTTCATCGTTTTCCCCGTTAAAGTACTTTTCTAAAACCGAATAAAAGACGGAACCCGGGCCGGCAATAAAGGCAAACAAAGTCATAGAAGATCTCAGTTTCAAGTGATCGGGGTAACCGAAAACACTTTCTGCACCCCCGCCGTCTATGGCAAGAACCGTCTCTGAGCATTCGATCAGGCGTGGCCCGAGTAAGGGGATGGTCGAGGTACCGACGAGCTTCTTCTATAGACTTGATCGCAAAATGTCTCGATGTCTGACTCATCGCCAGACCATCTATTTGGGGGAATATGAACCACATCCAATGGGTTTTTTTGGCCGGAACGTAGTTCCGTAAGTGCCGTTGCATACACCTCTCTTCTTGGGCAGTAACGAATCGTCTTAGATCATATCTTAGTAATACTCACGCTCTGACTCCTTATTCGGATCTATGTCAGTAAGTTTCGAGACATATAAACCATATCCAGGCTCGAGATAAGATGTTACCGTCCATTCACGATCTACCAGGATCGTTCGGACCCTCTTTCTCCGCCATTCCGAAGCGATGGTAGATTTTACATATTTGAGGATCAAGAAACATCGGTCCGGATCTTCAGGAAAGTAACTTGCGAGATCTCTTAGAACATCAGCGGAATCATCGCTGGCTAAGAGGACCGGCATTATCTTGCTGTCAAAAACCGGAAGTTCCCCGTATTATCCGTTGCCATCGCTCTGAATTAACCGTACTGAACAAGATCACACGGTAACCCTGCTCCGTCCATAACCGAGCCGCTGGTGGAAAGTCGGGGTAAAAGTGCCGTTCAAAATCACGAGAAATAAAAGCCTGATTCACTAGATCCCGGGCATGTTGAATCTGATCCAAAATGGCCTGACCGTCGGGAAAGTCTTTTACTTCGGGGTAATCATCTAAACTAAAAATCCAGCCGCACAATCTTCGCATCATAGAGTTGCCGGCGAGCTCCAAGGATAATTTGGATAAACTTTATCGAGCTTCGAAAAGGACCCTGCAAGTTCTTGATCACGATCCAAAACAAACCTCACCAAACCGGGGGACTCGGCGGAGTCAACATGGTAGTAGTGACTCACACAATCTAAATCGAGAAATATTGTCCCTTCGCCATTCATTTACGCCACCGTGCCCCAAACCTAATACCTATACTTCTTCTATCGATTTGCTTACCCCTTCTGACATGTTTTGGAAATTATAACTATTTTTCTCAAATTATGTGCGGCGGCGGATCCGGGTGGTCCCAAATGACAATTCAAGGCATCAGCTACTTTACTTTTGGCGTCTGTTTTGGTATCATTCACTTGTCATCAGGAGTGACGCGAAAGCGTCCGGCAACCAGGCTAGGAGAGCCAACGGTGCCTTGAAAGCAAGACTGCTTTCGATGTGCAGAAGCGATTTGCTTCCGAAATAATTTCTCCAAGTCATATATACGAAAGCCGCCAATCTGATGAAGGTTTGCGGCTTTGCGTATTTCCAGTCCGAATCCCATGCGCTCAATTTCATAGAAGGAGTGTGCACCACATGTCACTAAGAAGATCTAAACAAACGCCCGTGAAACTCGAAGCTGCGGGCATCTATGGTTACGAGGATATCGAATCCGTAATTCTCGCGTCCTTGGTCACGGCCGACCCTTTATTGCTCATCGGCAACTGCGGTACGGGCAAGACCTTTTTACTTAACAGCCCGTCTGAGGCCTTGGGCCTCGAACATCGTCACTACAACGCCAGTCTGATCAGTTTTGACGATCTGGTAGGTTTTCCGTTTCCTGCGGCCGAGGGTTCGCGGATCGAGTACCTGCAGACGCCCGCGACGGTCTGGGGAGCGGAGTCGGTACTTATCGACGAGATCAGCCGATGCAAGCCGGAGCACCAGAACCGGCTGTTTTCTCTGGTTCAGGAGCGGCGGGTCCAAGGCATCAAACTCGACAAGCTGATCTACCGCTGGGCCGCCATGAATCCGTGCGGGCTGGAGCAGAACGGGGACTCTTACGAGGGATCTGAGCCCCTCGATCAAGCCCTTGCTGACAGATTTGCATTTGTTGTCGAGGTGCCGGACTGGGACGAGATGAGCGATAAGACTCATCGGGCGATCGCCTGTGCTGACGAACAGACAGAACGGCCCGGATTCTCATCAGCCTTGCGATCCCAACTTGAGTCCTGGCGAACGGCCTACAGTTGTATGACGGCCAGGCCGGACGACCGGACAGTCGACTACTGCCTCATAGTCGCAAACGAACTTGGCCGGGCCGGATTCAGGATCTCTCCACGAAGAGTCAGGCAGTTGGTCAAGAACATCGCCGCGCTTCTGGCCGTACGAGGCAACCGCCGCGAGGAAAAGTCGTTCGAAATGGCTCTTACGTGGAGCTTGCCCCAAAGGGCCTGGGGCGTCCAGATATCGGAACACGTCATCCGTTCGGCCCACCGGACGGCCTGGGACTCGGCGAGCCTTAGCGGAAAACAAAAGTGGTTGAACGAATTTCATCTCGAACGGCGTTTTCCGGCGAAGATCAACCGGCTCGTGACAGGATGCCCGGATCCCGACACAGGAACGCTCGCCGTAACCCAACTGCTCGCAAATGAATCCAAGGAACGGGCCGCACTGTTTGCCTACGCGGTTTATCCGGCTGCCCTCGCCGGCGCGCTGAACATCGGCAGCGAGGGCGTTTCGGATCTTGGAAAGGCAGCGACAGCGGTGATCGATGTCGATTGGGAACTCAAGTGGAAGGAATCCCAGGCAGATGCGAACGGCCGGAATCGCGACTGGGTGCGGTTACAGAAACTTCTGGACCCGATGTCGGGGAAGCGAAGGGAGAGGGCGGCCCAGCTCTATAACTATCTGTATATCAACGACATGTCACCGGACGATCCGGTCGCCGTGGAGGAGGAATTGAACGAATGCGTAACGTATCTATCGTCACTGGGCCTGTAGTGCCCGGAACATTGTCTGAAGGCATGCAGTTTAACTACGGAGCTCCACCCCGGATGCGAACCACGCGGATGAGAGAAACGCTGCTCGGAGATGCGGAGAAATCAATAGCGTGGCCGCGGCGGGAGAGGGTCGGCCTTGTGTTTGACAAGGATATAACTCCGCTTGAATTTCTCGAGGAGATCCTTGAGGCAAGGGTGATCGATTCTCCGGAAGAACTACGGGCTATCTTTCAGATACCGGCTCAGATGCTTACTTGCCGCCCGATCGGCCATGATGCCGAAGGCTTGGTAAAGGTAGATCGTTTGGCTGACGAGGATGCGGTGCTCAGGCACGCCCTGATACTTGGCTTGTGCGGGCCGAGCTTCTACGATCCGAACAAGGCGGTCATCTGGACCAACAGCCGGCTATCACGGACGCTTGACTTGTTTGAGCCGGGGAGGTTTTATGCAGATAACTGAAAGACACTTCAATTCCATATTGCTTGAGCTTATAGACGAGAACCCGATCGCAAGCCGAGGGATCCTGCGGGTGTCGGAGGTGGAGTTTACAAAAGAGGTCCCGACGCTCGGGATAACCCTGACCGGGAAACCAAAGCTGTGCGTGAACCTCGATTTTATAAAAGAACATTGCGGTACTGAGGCCCACGTTAAAGCGGTGGTCATCCACGAATTCCTGCACGTGCTGCTCAACCACACTGAGAGGTTCAAGCGAATGACGCCTGCACTTAACCTTGCTCTCGACGCGGTCATAAACGCGATCATCCACCGCTCGCTCGGGGCCGCCTACAGCGACATGATGGGCAGTTACTACGCGAAAGCAGAAGGGCCGCTGCGACTCCTCAGGCCCATGGCCGAGGGAGAAGACCGCGGGTTGGGACAGGATCCACCGGAGATTCGCTTCTTCTCTGTGTGGCGGTCGCTTTACGCGGGAAAACTCGTGGTAGACGATCTGTTCGACATAGCCGGACGCCTCGGCGATCCGGGCGACTACGAGTACGAACTTGGCGATGGCACCTTCCTCGGCAATCACTCAGAAGCCCCCGACGATGCCGAGGAGATCACGGTGGAGGTTGAGGCTGCACTACGCGAGACGTTAACGTCTATGAACGGTGGCGGGATCTGGCGGAACCCTCGGGATCACGGAGTCGGGATGAACTACGCGAAGACGGAAAGCACCGCCAAGGGTGATTCGCCGATGAAGATCTGGGAACGAGAAGCGATACAGGCGCTGACGGAATGTGTAACGCCGGATAGGGACTCGACGTCCGAACACAAGCCGGTGCCCATGACGCTACCGGTCCTTAACGAGGGTGATAAGCGTGGATTCCTGCGGGCGATGTGGAGCCCGTTTCTCCGGACATCACCTGGCAGACGCAGAAAAAGTGCGGCGCGGAACGACGCAGATCTACCTCGACGTCAGCGGTTCGATGAACCATGAGATGGATGCTCTTGTCACGCTCATCTGGCGGCTCCGGCGGCATATCAGGCTGCCATTCTGGGCGTTCAGCGACACGGTTGAACCGGCCGAGATCAGAGACGGCCGCCTTGTCACGTCCACTACGGGCGGCACATCGATGGACGCAGTGTTGCAGCATATCGCCGAGACACGCCCTGGCAAGGCAGTAGTAATCACCGACGGGTACATCGAGGAATGCGACCCGGGCCTGCTCCAGGCAATCAGCGGACAGGACGTCCGGGCGATCGTCTCGAGGGACGGCTCACCGGCTGAACTCGAACGTGCCGGTATCCCTCATTTACAGCTTGGGCGGTTTGGATATGATCAGAACAGCTGAGGCGGTGCTCGACGGGCACCCCGACAAATTCTGCGACATTCTGGCGGACGCGATAATTGCCGAAGGGTACAAGGCGGATCCGGGTTGTTACGCCCAGATCGAGGCCGGCGTATGGTCGGACGCAGTCTGGCTTTCGGGAGTAATGGTCACAAGTAAGCCGATCCGGAAGACGGTCGAACAGATCGTTCGCGAGGTCGGCAAGAGGATCGGTTATGTAACCGGCAATCACATAGACGCCATGAAATACCGAATCCTTAATGAGATCTGTTTCATTAGCGACGATCCCAACCCTTACACCGCCGTTATCCACGACCAATCGATCGTCATCGGGTGGGCAGGATACGACAGGAAGACCAACTTCCTACCGCCGGAGCAGTTTCTGGTCCACGAGTTACGGCGTGATCTAATAGCATCGCTCAAGAACGGGCCGCTCGACGGTGAGGGGCCGGACGGCAAGTTCCTGGTGATCATTCGGGAAAGCGGCGGCGAGTTCATACTCGAGGACGTGGTTGTCACGCTGCAGCATAGGCGAACAACCGGCCTTCGTGAACTCAGAGCGGGAGAGGAAAAGGTGTTCGCAGCGTCTTATGCGAAGATCCGACAAGGGGACTCAAGATGGGCCGCAGAGTGGGGGGCGGTCCGTATCCTTGTCAACCCTAACGGTGAACTGATCGCGGGCGGCAGCGATGGCGACAACGGCCAGACGGGCAGGAAGCTGGTGATGGACCATTATGGCCCGCGTGTTCCGATCGGCGGCGGTGCTCTGGCCGGCAAGGACTTTGCCCACATCGACCGCCTCGGGGCATACGCCGCCCGGAACGCTGCAGTCAAGGCCGTGGAGAGCGGTGCCGCGGAGTGTAAGATCACACTCGTTTACGCACCTGGTAAGAATGAACCGCTCGATGTGATCTACGATATGAGCGGATCGGGCAAGGTGTTTGGGAAGGAGCGTTTTGGGTACGAAAGAATGAAAAAAGAATACCCTTATGTTCCGACCAAACTAGCCGGATCAGGCGTTTTTAGTACTTTTTAGAGCAGTATTTTGATATCATATAGGAGGAAATCACAAACATGTTTAATGAATCGCAAAGTGACTTTGCGGCACACTCTGTCGAGAACGAGGAAGCTGTCGCCGAGTTGCGTTTGACGTCAAATCAGCGGTGTTAAATGCCGGGAAGTGTTCCTGTCTTGCGGCCCAAGTTTTGAATGACCAGAGGCATCGGAAAGCCACACAGTGGCAGATTGTGAAATAGTGGAGGAAGAAGGAATGAAAGAACCATTGACACGGGCAGAGATCGGTAAGTACCTCTCGGCCCTTGATGTAGAGGAAATTAAAGCGGGCGAGGCGTACGCAGCCCAAATGTCTGAGTCTACAGCGGACTTGGGCGACTTGGTGTTCGCGTACAAACCCGAGGATGAGGCCAAGGGGCTCAAATTGGCTGGGATATTTGGACGTCTCGGGGGGGTTGTCGAGAGAACACTTTCGAAAGACGGTGCGGCCTTCGACTGATCGTAGCTCGGGTTATCTTTGGCAAAAGCATTGCCGTATAGGACGGCCTGCTCTTGATCCAGATCGCGATAATCGTCACCCATGTTACTATCCCGTTTGAAAGGAAATTCGATCCGTGGGCTTGAGGACTATTTTTTGATTCGGTTAGGAACAAACAAATGAATAATATTTGGCAACAAGAAAAATATCTTAACGCGTGCAAATTCGCCGCCGAGGCACACAATGGCCAACTGGTGCCCGGCACCGACTTGCCTTATCTCGTCCACCTCAGCCTCGTCAGCATGGAAGTGATCGCGGCGATCGGCACGGACGACAGATACGAAGCAGATCTCGCGATGCAATGTGCTTGGCTGCACGACACGATCGAAGACACAAAAACGTCCTACGACGACATTGCCGATAACTTTGGTGCCGAGGTTGCTCGGGGGGTGCAGGCCCTGACTAAGGACAAGAGATTAACGAAGACAGACCAAATGCCGGACAGTTTGAAATGGATCAAAACGCAGCCAAAAGAAGTCTGGGTCGTAAAGATGGCGGATCGGATCACCAATCTGCAACCTCCTCCGCCCAAATGGTCCCAGGAAAAAATCGCCAAATACCGAATAGAGGCGCTGTTGATCCACGCCGAACTAAAGGAAGCTAACGAAATGCTGGCGGATCGCCTTTATGAGAAGGCAGAAGCCTACAAGGCATTTATCAAGTCAATATGAAGAGGAAGTGCATCAACTTCCCGGACTCATGTCCGTAAGGAGAAATCAATTATGGCAATGCCAAATAATCTGGTGATTGTCCGCCACGGACATTCAGAGGGCAACCTGGCGGTCGATCTAGGCAAGAAAGGCGATGATAGTTTGTTCACGCCCGGGTTTCGAGAGACGCCGGGGCACCAGTGGAGGTTAACAGACGATGGAGTTGAGCAAGCCGGTACGGCTGGCGAATGGATCAAGTCCGAAATCAGCGAGCGGTTTGATCGATACTACGTGTCGCCATTTGTCCGGACCCGGGAAACAGCTGGCCTGCTTGGGCTCCCTGATGCGGAGTGGCGAGTCGACCAGCGGTTGAGGGAACGTGATTGGGGAGAGATAGGGTCGATGCCGCGAGCCGAGTTCAAGGCTAAGTACAGCCAGAGTGCGTTTTTGAAAAAGATCGATGCACTCTATTGGCGGCCTCCGTCAGGTGAATCGATCGCGGATGTGCGGTTGCGAGTAAGATCGTTCTTCGATACTCTCCACCGGGAATGCGAAGGACAGAGCGTGATAGTGGTAACGCACGGTGAATTTATGTCTGCGGCACGGGCCGCTCTCGAGTACATGAGTGACGAGGAATGGATGTTTGCGGACAGTGACCCGGACCAGAAGATCCGCAATACCCACGTTTATCATTATTCCCGACAAGATCCCGAGACTGACTCGCCCCAGAAGTACTTAAGTTGGGTTAGAAAGGTCTGTCCCTGGCGAGACGAAGGAGAAGCCGTTTGGAAGACGATAGTTCGAAGGCGGTTCTCGAACGAAGAACTTCTACAACAGGTCAGCGGTATCGGTCCGATTCTAGTTTCGTCGGTTGCGAACCCAAAGGAAACTGCTTTCGAGTTTGTTCACCTCCCGGAAACACCTTGGACAACCTACTTCGAGGCATTCCCTGTAAATCCCATGTCGGGCGAATACAAGTTAGTGCCGGTGGACGAACTGATCCTGACGAAGGGGCCCGAAAATGACGTTAGGGTGACGAACCGTTTGAGCCCGGTAGAACGAGCCCATCGGTTTATGGCAGATTTGGTGAACGGAGTACCCGGAGCCGGAAAAAGGGCCCCGATCGAAGTCCGGTCCAACGCAAACGGCACCTATTCGGTGGTCGACGGCAACGCCACAACAGCAGTAGCCAAAATTCTGGGTTGGAAGGAATTGCCGGTTCATGTCATTGAGGATCAAGCACCCGCGGGGACTTCTGATTTCAACGATGAGGAATAATTTAAGGGCTTCGATGAGACTCAAAACACTTCAATGGAATATCGGCGGCGGACGCATTTACAAGAGCGGTGCGGACCCGCTCGATCCGGCTTCATATTCCGAAGACGGCATCGACTCAATCGTTGAACTGATCAGACGCGAGGATCCGGACGTGATTACGCTCCAGGAAACCCATGAAGCGGGCGATAATTCACAACCCGGAATCATTGCGAGTGCTCTCGGATACAGATTCTGGCTAAACCATACGACGGGCAGTTCATTCATCGACACATCGATGCATATTGGGCAGGCCGTCATTTCGAGGTATCCGATAATATCGAGCAGTTTTTTGCCGTTTACAAATCCTAAGTTCGAGGTGCTTAAGGATGGTGAGTTGATCCGTTCAAAAAACGGCGGGCTGACGACTTGCATTGTCGAGTTGTCTGCCGGCGTTCGGGCTCAGATAAGGACCTTCCACATGGTTCCGTTTCACTTTTTCGGCGTCGATCTGAAAGCTCAGGCGGCCCTTGATGCTTTGAGCGAAGTTGATATTTGCCTAACATCGGATACCGCAAGGCGGGCAATATTTCAAGGAGACTTCAATATCAATTCAGCGACAATGAGAGAGTACTTTCCCAGGTTGTTCGCGGCTGGCTGCGTTGAAATCGTACAGACCGACCCAAGTACTCCTAAGGGTAAGTCACTCGACCACATTATCTACAAGGGGCTGTTAATGGAAAGCACCCGTGTAATCAACCAATGTCGAACTGATCACTTTCCGATCGTAGCAGAATTCCGAGAAAACAGACGACAGTGACACGGGGGCGTTAGTCATTGGTCGCTTCGGGGCGCTCACGTTGCAGATAAAAGGTGCCTGCAACTCGGTTAATATATCCCTATCGATCACAATTAGAGGTCGTGTTTTTAGTGCTCACCAGGCCATGTGTAGAATATTTGACTAAGAGCAACTCCTCAAAATTGTTTTTGGCAGATTCAAGTTCGTGATTTGAATAGATTCGATATGGGAAATATAAAGGCAGAGCAGACGTTGGAGCGATTATCACAGTTGAATGGACAGGAACGCATCGATGCATTGATCGACCTCTTATATTCTAAGGACCGGGCCCAATTAACCGGGGATCAATACATGGACTTGGGATTGCCCGGGGTTAATGAGATGTCTCGTTTATATGGTGCTGCCAGCTCAAACGGCACATTCGAATGGCCATCGGAGCCTCTTGAGACCAGATGGAGGTGCTCTCATCTTGGCACTTGTATGACACTGGATCCGGGATACGTATGCACCAGAAGATATAGCAGACATGTTGGAGGACAGTCTAACTGAAGAACGGTTGGAGGAGCTGCGAAACGGAAGCCCGGTCCTTGACGAAGAATGGGAACAAGTAGAAGACTCTTGTGAGTTATCCGAATCTGATAGTAGCAATTCAGTGGTCGCGTTCGAAACAAACGACACGCTTGGCCGGAGCATGTATTTTGTTGCAGAGTTCGGCGATTGGGGCACCAATCTGGGATGTAGCGGCCCCTATATCGATAATGAGGACCTGCTGGTCAGGTACACAAAGGACGATGTCACGGTGTTTGAGGATGTTGATGACTGCTGGGAAGCATTTACGCCCAACGGGTTTCCAATTAAGAACGAAAAGTGATGACTAGCCGCCCTTAAGTTGGCCGCTTAGGTAACTCCCCAAAACAAGGATACGGGTAACGGCGGGCTTGCCATCGATCGACGTACATTCAAAATAAATTGCTAGGGTAAAGTGCGGTGAATATAGATAGAAAAATTGAGCTAGACGAGCTTCCTGATTGAGTGGCTAAACGCGAAAATGAAGAAAATCAGAAGAAGATTGGAGACTTAAGGACCTGGGAGTTGAATAAGTTAATTCGCGAAACAATGTATATGGAAGCCCACAATGGCAAACTGCCCTTGTTAAATCGTGATCGCAGAAAAGTGGTAATTGCGTCGCTCGTTGTCTTGATTCTTGTCGCCTTTATCGATTTCTTCGGTGTTCGGTCATATTGGCTCAGTAACACGTTTAGCGATTTTAATCTGGTCGAATCCGTTTCAATCGGAATCGATAGAATCCAAAGGGGATGGCAATCCCTTCGAAAATCGATTGACTACAAACGGGCGACCCACATCGACCCCGATGACGCAAAGGTTTTGATTTATGACGCCTTTGATCACCGTCACCTGCATATTTCTCTTTTCAGTGAAGTATCGCAAGAGTTTGAAACCACGCCGGACTCTACTCTGTGGTCGCTGGAAAACAACTTCACCGAGTCGTTTAAGAAGCTGAAGCCGATATCGCAGTTCAAAGCAGCGGCCAAGTTGCCAGGACTCCTCGATTTCCAACTGGCTAGAATCCACAAACGGCCACCTTGGGCCGCTTAGACACACTAACTTCAAAAGTATAAGTGTGTATCTTTTAACAAACGAACTTGTGGCTTCGCCTTTCTTAAGTTAAAAAAACGCCTTGGAATGCTCCTTACCCGCATCTATGAATGATAGGAAAGATATCGCACTTTCAACCAAAGCCCTCTTTGACCGAATTTTGTCCAGCAACGGAAATGTCGATTGCCGGATTTTCGGTTTCAGTCGCGAACCTAATCAAAATAGGACTGAATAAGCAATTTTACTTGAGTCCAGTCTGGATGTTCAGACATATGGCACCACGAAATTCGTATCGCTCCCTTTATTTCGTCTTCCTTTAGCCCCATTGCCTTGAGAACGTGACTAGGTTGATAGCTATGTGATGTACATGCAGAACCATTTGAGATCGCCATATTGGATTTAAGCGCAACCATTAGGGCTTCTGAGTCGATACCTGGGAACGATAAATTGATGGCGTTCGGCATCGTACTTTCCGCAACGCCATTGATCCTTGGATTAAGTGGCAAAAGTTCAGTAAGTAAGTGTTGTTTGAATTCTTCGCAATGCGTAATCCGTTTCTGCCAGTTCTTTGCTGCCAACTCTGAGGCAAGGCCAAGGCCCGCAAGAAGATGTACAGGTAACGTGCCCGGCCGGAGTCCACGTTCTTGGCCGCCGCCAAACATAAGCGGCCGAATGGGAAGGCGGTTGTACCCGCGGCGGCGGGCGATTAGGGCACCTACTCCCTTAGGAGCGTAGATTTTGTGACCGCTAATACTAATTAGATCAATTCGTGGGTTTTTTAGGGTTGGAATTTCTTTGCCAAAACCCTGAGCCGCATCCACATGGAAGAAAGCTGAACGCCCTTTCAATTGTTCGCTGATTTCACCTATGGGCTGAATCGCACCTGTCTCGTTGTTGACGTGCATGACTGATACAAGCAAGGTGTCCTCACGTACATTAGCGCAAATCCTATCAGCCGATACTATTCCGTTGCGATCGGGATCGACGATCGTAACTTCGAATCCTTGCTCCCTTAGTTGGTGCAGGGGCTCTAGTACCGCTTTATGTTCAATTGACGTACTAACGATATGCAATTTTCCCGTCTCCGCCCCAAACTGAGCCAGCCCAAGAATCGCGATGTTATTACTCTCGGTTGCACCACTCGTGAACACGACTTCCGAAACTTCACTGGCAACGACCGCCGCAACTTGAGCCCGAGCGTTTTCGACGGCCCGTTGAGCCCGCATGCCAAACTCATGCGTTCTGCTACCTGAGTTGCCGAATTCCTCAGTCAAAAAATACATAACAATGTCCTTTACAGCGGGTTCGAGCGGAGTTGTAGCGTTGCAATCAAGATAGATCATTCTATGTTTCGTTGTACATCAAAAATAAGAGAATGTATGTTATTTCTATTTGACAAAATAACAAACTAGACGACATAATGCAATCGAAACAAAATTATTTAGTCAAGTTATTGGATGCCGACAATTTTGTTCGACAGAATTTACCGTGAGTTCATCATTCGAGTATATCTTCCCTGCAATAAAGGGCATTCAAGCGAGACGCGAGTACTTCGTTTCCATGTGCCCACTTCGCCTTATTCCGAAGATCTTTATTTTTGATGAGGAGGAACTTCCCGCTGACGTCAGGGCTCAAAGGACGTTAAACAAGAATCGGTTGCCGGAAATCGTAAACTACCTTATTAAAAATCCTGGTGATTACACCTTTTCAGCTCTGACCGCGTCAATTGATGGAGAGGTTACATTTGAGTCGTACGACGAGGGTTTGGGAGACCGACAATTAGGCCGACTTCGTGTTCCAATGACCGCGCGATTCATAATTAATGACGGACAGCACAGACGTGCTGCGATTGAGCTAGCGATGCGTGAAAAGCCAGAGCTGGCTG from Acidobacteriota bacterium includes the following:
- the dndA gene encoding cysteine desulfurase DndA, coding for MIYLDCNATTPLEPAVKDIVMYFLTEEFGNSGSRTHEFGMRAQRAVENARAQVAAVVASEVSEVVFTSGATESNNIAILGLAQFGAETGKLHIVSTSIEHKAVLEPLHQLREQGFEVTIVDPDRNGIVSADRICANVREDTLLVSVMHVNNETGAIQPIGEISEQLKGRSAFFHVDAAQGFGKEIPTLKNPRIDLISISGHKIYAPKGVGALIARRRGYNRLPIRPLMFGGGQERGLRPGTLPVHLLAGLGLASELAAKNWQKRITHCEEFKQHLLTELLPLNPRINGVAESTMPNAINLSFPGIDSEALMVALKSNMAISNGSACTSHSYQPSHVLKAMGLKEDEIKGAIRISWCHMSEHPDWTQVKLLIQSYFD